The Bosea beijingensis genome contains the following window.
CCCCCGATTCCCGCACGCTGTGCCATGGCATGCGACATCAGGCGGCTGACGCGACCGTTTCCGTCGGGAAATGGATGGATGTAGTTCAGGCGGTGGTGAGCGGAGGCAATGGCGATGATCCTGGTGCTGGGCCAGTTCTCGGCTGCGCCAAATCGCTTTGCGAAGTGCTCCATGAATGGCTGGACCTGGGACGAAGAGGGTGGAAGATGTCTCCCCACCTCGACGTCGTCGGCAGCCTTCTGACGAAACTCCCCCGGAACGATTTCCGCCAGAATCCCGTCCGGCCGCTTAATGAACCTAAACTCTTCGGGCATCTCGTCGTAGAATGCGCGATGCGACCAGCGTAGGAAATCTACGGACGTTGGGCTTGATAGGGTCCCTTTTAGGTGCATTTCGTCGATCTCGCGTTGCACCATCACGTGGGCCTTGGCCTCAAGTGCAAGCGGGCGAGTCTCCGGCTCCAGCTCGGCGCCGGCAAGGGCACGCTCGATGTCTTTCGGCCGGGTGTTGTGCCCTTCAATCAGATTCGAGTAGTAGGAATTCATCATGCGAACGAGGTCGGCGAGCTCGGCTGCGGACTCGGGATGAAGCCCTCGGCCAAGATTTCCCGCTTCCCTTTGAATCTCGATGGATAGGTCCGCGAGAACCTGTGGGATCTGATCTTCGAAGAAGACAGGCTCAATGCGGCTGGGAGTTTCGATCATTTTTGCCGGATCCGCTCGGGAAGAATATTGTTTGAAACAATACCCTTACGGCGCAGAAGGGCAATCATTTGCCGATCTTGGTTGCCGATGTTCGCTTCCGATCGTGGCGCCTGTCGCGCTGCCCTGTGCGTTGTCTGCCGCCCCGGGATTGCGTGCATAACAGAAAAGGAACATAAAGAGAACAAACTTGACGACGGCTGGGGCGACCAGGGAGCTAAACCATGCCAGAAGTCCAGATTGCAGGCGGCCAGGGATTGCCACCGGAGCCCGGCCCCGGACAGCTGTCCGTGAATTGCTCGACGTGGTCCATCTTCGACGAGGGCGACGCTTTCGGTCGCCAGTGGATCATTCGCGGGCTGCGAGGTGCTAACGACATCATCACGGTCGAAATCCACGTCAGCGCCGAGAGCATCGTCACGATGGTTGTGGAGCCAGGGGTTGAGGCTGGCGCCGTTGTCAACGGCGGTCGGATTCCAGGCCAGCGTGGCGGAGTAAAAGCAGGCCACTGGCGTTGGGGAGCGGCGGATATGGCGAGGGCCCCGATCGGGGCCCTCGCCATATCGCGCTGCCGGGATTGCTCAGGCGATGATCTCGCCGGTTTCGGGATCGGCTTCGTCGGCGGTGGCCTGGTTTTGCTCCGCCGCGGCGGTGGCGCGGCGACGGCCGGCGGATTGCCTGAGGCGGTAGCTGTCGCCGTTCATGGCCAGGATGCTGACGTGGTGGGTCAGCCGGTCGAGAAGCGCACCGGTCAGCCGCTCCGACCCCAGGACCGAGGTCCAGTCCTCGAAGGGCAGGTTCGAGGTGACGATGGTCGAGCCACGCTCGTAGCGCTGCGAGAAGACCTCGAACAGAAGCTCGGCGCCGGTCGGCGACAGCGGCACATAGCCGAGCTCGTCAACGATCAGCAGCTTGACCGCCTGCAACTCGCGCTGGAGCCTGAGCAGGCGCTTCTCGTCGCGGGCCTCGAGGAGCTGGCTGACCAGCGAAGCCGCCGTGGTGAAGGCGACGGAGAAGCCCTTCTGGCAAGCGGCCAGCCCGAGCGCGAGAGCGACATGGGTCTTGCCCGTGCCACTGTTGCCGAGCGCGATGATGTTCTCCCGGCGCAGGATGTAGCCGCAGCGCGCCAGTTCCAGCACGAGCATCTTGTTGAGGCTCGGGATCGCCGTGAAGTCGAAGGTGTCGAAGCTCTTCACCGCCGGGAACCGCGCCGCCCGGATCCGCCGCTCGACCATGCGCCGTTCCCGGTCGATCAGTTCGAGTTCGACCAGCCGCAGCAGGTAGCGGGGATGATCGACGCCGTCCCGGGCGCATTCCCGCGCGACCTTGTCGTATTCGCGCAGGACCGTCGGCAGCTTCAGATGCTTGAGGTGATGGGCCAGCAGCACCTGCGGCGTTCCCGCGGTGGTGCCCGCCGGCATCACCTCCTTCGCCGGGCCCGTCATGCCGCCGCTCCAGGCAGGAGAACGGCATAATCGGCGGCCGAGGTCGTCTTCACTGCCGTCTTCGGCAGGTGCGGATAGGCCGCCAGGTTGAGACGGGCCGGGCGCCGCTCCAGACGCGCCAGGGCGATCAGCTTCACTGCATCGAAGCCGATCGCACCCAGTCGGATGGCCTCGCCCACGGCAAAGCTCACGACCTCGCGCGGAAGGGCCTCCATCAGCCGCAGCACCTGGATGAACTCACGCTTGCCGCGA
Protein-coding sequences here:
- a CDS encoding Fic family protein; amino-acid sequence: MIETPSRIEPVFFEDQIPQVLADLSIEIQREAGNLGRGLHPESAAELADLVRMMNSYYSNLIEGHNTRPKDIERALAGAELEPETRPLALEAKAHVMVQREIDEMHLKGTLSSPTSVDFLRWSHRAFYDEMPEEFRFIKRPDGILAEIVPGEFRQKAADDVEVGRHLPPSSSQVQPFMEHFAKRFGAAENWPSTRIIAIASAHHRLNYIHPFPDGNGRVSRLMSHAMAQRAGIGGFGLWSISRGLARGLRDRGEYKRMMDHADSPRRGDLDGRGNLSAAALKDYCEWFLSVVLDQIRFSAFMFDIERLETRFRMLVRDVLDDKRAPDLIGVILKHGSLDRGDAHLALKTSERTARNTMADLLKAGFLRSPSPKTPVRIAFPLDYRERLFPNLFTDAEISPPEPPRLSSG
- the istB gene encoding IS21-like element helper ATPase IstB gives rise to the protein MTGPAKEVMPAGTTAGTPQVLLAHHLKHLKLPTVLREYDKVARECARDGVDHPRYLLRLVELELIDRERRMVERRIRAARFPAVKSFDTFDFTAIPSLNKMLVLELARCGYILRRENIIALGNSGTGKTHVALALGLAACQKGFSVAFTTAASLVSQLLEARDEKRLLRLQRELQAVKLLIVDELGYVPLSPTGAELLFEVFSQRYERGSTIVTSNLPFEDWTSVLGSERLTGALLDRLTHHVSILAMNGDSYRLRQSAGRRRATAAAEQNQATADEADPETGEIIA